The Elgaria multicarinata webbii isolate HBS135686 ecotype San Diego chromosome 1, rElgMul1.1.pri, whole genome shotgun sequence genome includes the window caaccaatttacttggaacagatgtcaagctaaacaagctgtaatttcccagatcccacCTGGATCCTTTTTTAGAAACTGGTGTTACGTTGGCcaccttccagtcctctggtgcAGAGGCTAAGCTTAGGGACATactgcatattttggttagaaggtccacaatttcatatttttctttaagaactctaggatggataccatccaggtctggtgatttatttgctttcaatttgtcaataaggttgagagtttcatcttttgtcaccactatttgactcagttcctcagactcccttcctgaaaacatcagttcaggcacaggcatctgtcctgtatcttctgcagtgaacgccaatgcaaagaattcatttagctgctctgcaatctccctgtcctccttcagtactcccttaactctgttgtcatccagtggtccaactgcttccctagctggtttcctgcttctgatatatttaaagaattctttactattggccttgatattattagcaatgtgttcttcaaaatgctttttgcatctcttgtttgcttgcattgcctttgtgcaagcttgtgcttccttttattttcctcacttgggcaagacttccattttctgaaggaagccctcttttctacaataactTCCTTGACACTGTTTGTTAACCGTACTGGTgatctcttggacttggtgctacctttcctaacctgtgtaAAATATTTTAGTTGAGCccctattattgtgcttttgagtaagctccaatcattttgcaaggatttaaccctcttgattccccctttcaactctcttttcatcAGTTCCCACATTTTAgggaagtttcctcttttgaagtcaaatgtgattgtgttggacttcctgAGCTGTTTCCCACAAGTATATATTGAacctgatagcactgtggtcactgttactgattggttcaacaatatttacatcttgtaaatattgttgaacctggacttaatcctaattGGTGTTGCCTCCAGTCTGGTTGGTTCCatgggcacagtcatttaggacatcaagaaatttaacctctttgtcatgactggaatatgcatttatccagtcaatgtgaggataattgaagccacccattattacaacacttcctcatttggaggcctccctgatttaattttccatctcaaggtcaccatGAGCATTTCAGTCTGGGGAACGATAGCCTGTTCCTAGCACTAtattctccagcaaaggagatcgttatcttgtcgtggtgctggagcttgagcacctcaaggatgccatgagctaaaccgtgaagggacacccaagacgggaaggtcatggcagagaggtcagactaaatacgatccctggggaaggtaatggcaacccaccccagtactcttgccatgaaaactaaatggatcagtacaaccagagatatgtcggtataccatcggaagataggacccccaggtcggaagatggtcaaaatgctactggggaggaacagaggataagttcaactagccccagacgtgatgacgcagctagctcaaagctgaaaggacggctagcagccgacggtgaacgacgaatccgatgttctaaaggtcaacacaccataggaacctggaatgtaagatctatgagccagggcaaattggacgtggttattggcgagatgtcaagattaaatatagatatattgggtgtcagcgaactgaaatggaccggaatgggccacttcacttCAGATCAccactactgtggacaagaggatcacagaagaaacggagtagccttcataattaataataaagtggctaaagcagtgcttggatacaatccaaaaaacgatagaatgatctcaattcgaattcagggtaagccatttaacatcacagtgatccaaatatatgccccaaccacagatgctgaagaagcagaagcagatcagttctatgaggatctgcagcacctactggataatacaccaaaaagagatgttattttcgttccaggagactggaacgctaaggtgggcagtcaaatgacatctggaattacaggtaagcatggtctaggagaacaaaatgaagcgggacataggctgatagaattctgccaggacaactcactgtgcataacaaacactctcttccaacaaccaaaaagacggctttatacatggacttcaccagatggccgacaccgaaatcagattgactacatcctttgcagccaaaggtggtggacatctatacagacagtaaaaacaagacctggagctgactgtagttcagatcacgaacttcttattgcacaatttagaatcaaactaaagagaatagggaagacccacagatcagttagatatgagctcactaatattcctaatgaatatgcagtggaagtgaagaatagatttaagggactagatttagtagatagggtcccggaagaactatggacagaagttcgcaacattgtccaagacaGGCaacaaaaaatgaaagaaaaagaaaaagaaaaccaagaaggcaagatggctgtctgctgagacactggaagtagcccaagaaagaagggaagcaaaaggcaacagtgatagggggagatatgcccaattaaatgcaaaattccagaggttagccagaagagataaggaattatttttaaacaagcaatgtgcggaagtggaagaagacaatagaataggaaggacaagagacctcttccagaaaattagaaacatcggaggtaaattccaggcaaaaatgggtatgatcaaaaacaaagatggcaaggacctaacagaaacagaagagatcaagaaaaggtggcaagaatatacggaagatctgtataggaaggataataataccggggatagctcagacggtgtggtcagtgagttagagccagacatcctgaagagtgaggtcgaatgggcctgagcgaaggaagatagatgcttttgaactgtggtgttggtggaaaattctgagagtgccttggactgcaagaagatcaaaccagtccatactccaggaaataaagccagactgctcacttgagggaatgatattaaaggcaaaactgaagtactttggccacataatgagaagacaggataccctggagaagaggctgatgctagggaaagtggaaggcaaaaggaagaggggccaaccaagggcaagatggatggatgatattctggaggtgacagacttgaccttgggggagctgagggtggcaacggctgacagaaagctctggcgtgggctggtccatgaagtcacgaagagtcggaaacgactgaacgaataaacaacaaaaaaagcactATATTAGTTTTGGGGCCATATATTGTCACCCACatcacttctgtggaagagtctgccccatttaggtgctctagtctacttggcACAATGCCCTCTATGATGTACAGAGCAACAACGCCCCCAGTaacacccttccctgtccttcccatAGAAATGACTGTAtctcactggttctctccatttcaccaggtttctgtaatgcccacaatgtccaggttctcctttgaaaccaagtaCTGCAATTCTtccattttggcttggaggcttctagaatttgcatagaaacactTATACACAGTATCCCTTGTCTctggcctatttgctccccttctacactgagacaatcaaaaacattttcatatttatctccttcagatgatttaacccaaaccaaatgcttcccagctcctgtcagccttcccccaggatttagtttaaaagctgctctaccaccttttttatgtttagtgccagcagtctggttccattttggtttaagtgcagcccatccctcttgtacaggcccagcttgtcctaaatgttccccagtgcctaacaaatctgaacccctcctctctgcaccgTTGTCTCATTCacacattgagacttctcagctgtgcCTGTTGGCCCTGCATGTGGAACTGGtcgcatttcagagaaagccaccttagtggtcctggatttcaacctcctgcctagcaacctaaatctggcttccaggacctcatgactacatttccccacatcgTTGGTACAAACATCGCTGGTACcaactgactccaccccagcactgtctactatgctatctCGACAGCACTTGATATCCGAAACCTTCACACCAGTCAGACAATTCACCATGCAGTCTATATGCCtgtcacaaacccagctgtctatgtGCCTAATGATTaaatctcccactaccacaaaCCACCACCCCCTCCAGAAGGCACATCCTCAGAGTGAGAGTATATTTGCGTGTCTTCTGAGGAATGGTTCCCATCTAAGGGATCATTTTCCTCTCTCTCGgagtgacaccctccttcctcgaGAGCCGCATTCTCCAtgactgcagaggagctgtcactGATGGAGTGGGACATTGCCGTTAGGTGCTTAAAGGTCTCATCTACCAATCTCAATTTGCAAAGATCAACAAATGAAACCCTCTCACTGAAAATTATCACCTGTTCAGGAGGACTTCCCCACTCCAAGATTTTTATCCCacaactttactggggcttctgcttctgtatttttttttcttatttgcagaattaagatcacCCCCCTTTTTAGGCAtgcctgcttttttcctccagggagttcctttatctgcaagctctatttttcattatacagccactagaagTCACTTCCTCTATTCACTGAGAAAATCACCCTACAATAATTAAATAACACAttatcttccatctttttttttaaaaaaaggataaaggtcagaaagcatgggagaggtcCTGGAGCTTGGTGACATATGTAAAGGGCCCACAAACTTCCATATGTAACCAATTTCGATCATATTATAAAAGCATGTGTGCTGAGTATGGATCTGACTGCTGTTAAAAGTCCACAAgccaggtttttgtttgtttgtttgttaaaaaagcAACCCTAAATATTTAGTAATAATTGCAACAGTCCTGTAAAGCTGGCCAGTATTATTATCATTTCTTCCCAGAGGGTGTGGGCTATGGCTGACAATGAATGCCTCACCCCAGGCTGTGCAGGGTTGCAGCAAGATTTGAACACTGGACTTCCCAGGTTAGCAGTTTATTTACCCTTGACTTGACTAAACCCTTACACTGCTTGATctgatttttctttccccctttaaatTGGCCCCTAAAATTACTTCTCGTTCTATGTAAAAATGCAAAGCCTATTTCCACCCTGCGTTTAAACTGATTTTCCCCTCACACAATTTCTTATCAGAGAGAGCCtcatggttttttttgtttttgcaaatgcTAACGTAACTCAGGAAGCAACAGCGGGCGCCAAGTCCAGCAAGCGTCCGACTCCTCCTGGGCTGAGGAGGGGAAACTTTCGTTTTCCACCCTGGTTTTATGGGGTTTCCCGCCATGGAAATTCCAACCTTCTTCCCACGCCCCCTCCTCATGCCCACCCCCCAGCCCTGTCTTTATAAAAAGAAAGAGATGGAGGGTCCCGTTACACTGCATTCACCTGCAAAGCAAACGCTTCCAAATCCTTGCCGTTTTaagtttatttcccccctcaggGAACAGCGTCGAGCTTTTCCCCGCCGGCTTCCTTTTCAAACTCAAGCTCACTTTCAGACGAGACCAAACGCGGCCGAATGGCGAGAGTCACTTCAGCGCTGACAGCGTTTTTGTTGCTCGTGTCCATCAGAACTTGtgagtttgcttgttttgctATTTTCTATTCTATTTGGGGGTGCAGAGGGGAGCCTGTGCTTGAAAGAAATAATGGCATTTCTCTACTTGAATATATCCCCGCGACTCACCCCAGTTCAGAAAATAAGtttgtttaggctgcaatcctatacctccttacctggcagtaagccccactgaactatTTAAGTATATGCCTTtatcattgtttttgttttattttgctgtatGTGGACCtgaaagcttcggctataggaCACCTCataaactgaatgaataaataatgtcATGCACATTTTAACAAGTTATTATTAAATGCTGGTGTTGTCATATGAAATGCTTATATTGTAACCTTGTAGATGAATGGTTTTAACAAGCGTAGAATCATTTGCGGTAGGAAGACCTTTTAAcgcagcctgatgccctccagtcgttttggatttcaatgctcaacagccctagccaacatggccaatggtcagggattgtgggaacatctggcgggcaccaagttggggcagGCTGTTTTAAATGATTGTACTATAGTCCTCAGTCATATAGGTAGAAGGGAACCTTAATCAGCTTTAGGCTGCACTtgtaaacacacttactaaagagtaaaccccattgaacgcAGGGGGATTGCCTTGTCAGTAAATGGAAGTAAGATGATGCTATTAAATGTATTTGTTCAGAAATGTCAGTGCAATCTTATCTATTCAGATTagcccccattgaattcaatgagacctgttcccaggtaagtgtgaattaGGATTGCAGCCGAAATCATCCACAGTTCATTTTATTAATTGTGTATTAAATATATCCAGTGAAATTTAATAACCACTGAAgtaataatataattaatttaCTGTCAGATGTTTATACTTGTAAACTGTCACAGCCATAGACTTAAATGAGGACACCCAAAACTGAGTcctggtttgagaatgtcagtaTTTGTTCAGACAGTTACAGCATGATCTGGGGCATCTTTACTTGGATTTAAGtgctgttgaattcaatgggacttactccctaaaTAGGTCTTGCAGCCTTGGAAGTGTAAAGGGGGCTGTAAATAGAGGGATGGAATAGGATTAGTTTAGATTTTCCAAAGAAGTCAAGAGTTATTGGTCAGggatagcagccttccccaacctggtgctctccagacagATCAGACTCTCATAATCCTCAGCCAGGCATCATATGCAggctggggatggtaggagttgtaatccagtgTGTTTGGAcagtgccaggttgaggaaggctcagCATATGAACAAATTACTAAAATAAGATTAAATCCTAATATTTGGGATTAAATTATTTGTGAAGTAACCATTAATTGCTTCCCTGACAGCTCATATTCCTGCCTAATAGGAAGTCTAGCTGTGTTCCCCAGGAGATGTCAAGGGATTCAGCATGGGACTTTCTCTTCcctgtagcccccccccccttcaaaatatGTTCTGTAGGGTTGAgggaccttccagagcagatttgtccTGGAGGGCTGCAGtggaaaggagagggggaggaagtccCATTATGTGAGTGGAtttcgacactgactggcagcagctctccagggtttcaggcaggattctttcctagccgtaCCTGGAGCTcccggggactgaacctgggaacttctgtgtacaaagcatgtgctctacgaCTGAGCAACAGCCCTCTGAGTATAGGCAACCTGATGGATGTTGACACAGGCAGGCCAATCCGGTGAGAGATACCACACAGCAAAGTATAAGCCCATGGGACTACATACACAGATTCACCCTGAGTGTATTTCTTCTCTCGTTTCAGCTAAAGAGTTTGAGATTGAGGACATCGTACCAGGACATGAAGTTGCTGCACAGATTGGAGAAAAGCTGGTGCTACAGTGCCGCACAAGGGGCTGTAAATCCCCGGATTTCTCCTGGAGAACCCAGTTGGACAGCCCACTGGGTGGGGTTGCAAGCCGGCAAGGAAACAGCTCAGTCTTAACGATAAAGTCTGTTGGCTTTGAAAATGAGAATAACTACCTCTGCAATGCTTTTTGTGGACacgagaaaagagaaaagagagtcAAGGTTGACATTTATTGTAAGTACCTAAATTGTAATAGGAATAGGATAAGTCATTCTCATGCATAACTGCCTTAAATAATCTCATTTCAACCTATTGATTAAATCAGAATCACGGACCAAATCTAGCCTGCTTGGAGCGCCAGGGCTACCCACAAGGCCATGCCCTCTGCCTCTGCCCCAAATTGTTAATCATTTTGTGGCTTCCTGGCTGTTGTAGTCCCcctccctattctaaaaggctgagatgcctctcataaggcttacttactggcaataagtacattattattattattattattattattattattattattattatttatatagcaccatcaatgtacatggtgctgtacagagtaaaacagtaaatagcaagactctgctgcataggcttacaatctaataaaatcctagtaaaacaataaggaggggaagagaatgcaaacaggtacagggtagggtaagcaggcacagggtagggtaaaactaacagtagaatgtaagcctatgcggcagggtcttgctatttactgttttactctgtacagcactatgtacattgatggtgctatattaataataataataataattaataataaagctaTAATATGttgcgttgtgtgtgtgtggggggggtgtctttggtcccacccaccactgacatatgacccctgagagcttctcctaaATTTaactcagcccttgggctgaaagaggtttgacactcCTGGGCAAAATGTTGGATGCATGTTTTTGAGTTTAACAGAATTCTACCCCAGAATTTTAAATGTTCTTTGTTCCACATATAGGTACTGTCTCActtgctctgtttttgttttcttaaagccaATCCGTATAACATAGATGAACACTAAATTATTCACTGTGAAAATAGCTATTTTCCAATTATGTCCATTCCCCCCTTCCTGAAATAGAGTAAGTCCAATTCTGTATGCACTTGAAAATGTAGCTAGCAGGAAGAGAGTCAGATATAAAACTTGAATCCATATATTTAATGGTGGCAATAAACACCGTCTAGGAGGAATATTCACCTGCCCAAGCCTTGTTGAAATGAATAGGAGATGCACAAAGCACTATTCATCCCTTGAACAGCTTCCATTGTTTTCAGTCCCTGTGTGGATTGTGCCCATTATAAATTACATCTCTGTAGCAAACTTTACAATTGCATTTCTAAAAGTCTAGGAAGCATTCATGTGTTGAGACATATGTATAAAGTAGTTTTCAGGGTACTTGTAAACTCAATATGTTTGTTGTACAAGTCAGGCAAGAACACTTGCATGGAAATTCACATGCTGTTCTTTCACTTATCTTCAGTTGTGACATAGGAGAGCTGGCCTATATCATAACATGAGGAGCAGCtcttatccaaaatggtggcctaaCCCATTCTGAATGCAGAGTATGACTTTGTTCAGATGACTTGCtaggccatggtggttaagcatcttgagctaagcattatggtttagcatgactTGGTGAgtcgcgtgaaccattcctaaccatggtggcagcataaccatggtttaaacacgctcactgacCATTGctacaaaagagttagtggcctaaccatgactgagagctccatctgacaagcattttattgcacgctcattactgggcactcacggatttttcacaggtccctcacatgacatcttctgcctcttttgccccttctgccccttctggccttccttgcactgcaagaaaaaccagaaaaagtctgggagaagcagcacccaactgaatgggcctcgtgctcattgtttacttcctgttttcaaacaggaataactgagcaacaaaaccaggagcggagaagccacggtagccagagtttttccccaggtgtgatggagcttttagtgtgttgtctgaacaggcccaacatgtTGAAATCTCAGCCTGAATTCATATGTTATCGAACCTTTCTCAAGTaatgtttctttatgttttattttagcattccCCAGTGATCCTATTATTAAGATCAACAGCCCACTCGTTCTTGGGAAACCGGCTAAAATCACCTGCATTGTTCCTGAAGTGTATCCTTCTGACCGACTGGAAGTATCGctgaagaaagaagagaaaattgTTCACCAAAAAGATTTTTTTGAGGAGCCAGCTCTCTGGTCACCACAGACAAAAAATGTGGATATTATCTTTACTCCCACAGAGGAAGATATTGGAAAAAAGATTGCATGCATAGCTGAATTGCCAATTGAGAAAATGAAGTTTGAGCCCAAACAGAGGCAGACTGTGCACCTACTCGATATACACTGTAAGTATCTTAAGATATTGGGCTTTAGGAAACATTTGCATTAAGGTTTGAAGGTCTTAGgagggcaatcctatacatgtctactcaatagggcttagtcccaggtaagtgggtataggattgtaacctaaatATATTATCCTAGGTCTCACATACTTGTCATCAGCAGTACGACACGAATATACCTGAATTAAATCATTTAGCTTATTATACTTTTatgctgcctttcctccaagaagctttCATTGCCTTTTGAGGTTCTTCCTCACACCCCTCCCTATCTCCACTTgaagctgcagagggaggggccGTGCTTTCCAAAAGTCATTCCCAAAGTGGTACCAACAAAGCATCTTCCTTGTACTGGTCCCATCTGTCTCATGCCCATTCCTACCAATTTGGACCGACAGCAACCAAACATGCACCCACAATATGAACTGATATAATTGATAGAAGCTGTTTTAGTACAATTGATGGAACAGCTATGATCAGATATAGAGGTTTTACTGAGGAATATTATGATGGTTGATACATAGTGATGGTTTTTACGGACATGTTATAGGTTTGATGGCTTGGGGATTTTGTATTATGCTGTTAATGTAtttttgccttgctttctctgtgtttgtttgtatatGACTTTGGGTATTTTTAATAGAGTACTAACATAATTTAATAAACATAATTTGGGGCATTTACATAATTTCCTTATGATTTTCAACAGTCTCCTCTTTTTTGGCATGCAttgtaaaatgtacattttatattTGGCTAGTTTAACTTGCTTTTTGCTTTCTTCAAGATGGCCCACGGAATACTCACATCACTGCATCTCCAGGCAACACCCTGTTTGAAGGGGAAACGCTGACACTTAGCTGTGCGACTGAAAGTCATCCACCAGCAAAGGTTGTCTGGAAGAAGCAGCTAGCTAACGAAACTGTCCAGTTTATTGGAGAACATTACAATCTCTCCATCCCAAATGCTCAGTTCTCCGAGTTGGGAATCTACATCTGTGAAGTCACAAATGAAGTCACAAAAGAAGTGGAGAAGAGAATGGTGTCTATCTCTGTACAAGGTATGAAGCTGCAGGATGGAACATCTTGTCAAGAATCAGTACAGcagtaaaacattaaataatGAGATAACTGCATAAGAGAAAGTTACAGATTTCTTTCCTCACCTGCCTCTGTCTTTGTATGTCTCTCTCACCTCTTATTTCCCTATCAGCAAAAATAATGTATTGACAACAGCCTTGCTGCTCTTTGATAGTCTTGCTTTCTTAATTATACCCAGTCTCATTTTATACtgggaaagataaaaggaactaATTTGCTGTTACAAGATATTACTTATTATTGTCGATGAATCCCTGTAACCGCTTCAAACTCATTACAAACCAGAGGTTTGGGGTGTCTTTATGGTAACACCAATGGAGCATTACAATGGTCCTTAATACCACGAGTAATTTTGAGATTATATTCCCTAGTTACAATCTGGTCTCACTGTGTGGACATGATGTTGGGATATTTCTTGGTGGCCTAGACTTGTGAATACAGACTTAATCGAAAGAGGAAATCTGAAGTCACTAGGAAGGAGCTTGAGGGATGGAGCTTTATGTGCAGACCAGCTCTATTTCTGTAGGAAATTGCACAAGTTCGTTTGACTGGATATATAATCTCATAAATGTCCACTTTACTAACCTTCGAGTATGGCAATTAAGTATATCAGACCTGTAAAATCTCTAACAATGAACACTAAAGCCAGGCTTGCAAATGGGTGTTTCTCTTCATGCAGGTGCCCCTAAACATCTCAACTTCTCCATCCATCCTGCTACAACAGTCCAAGAAGGGGAAAGTGTTACTTTGCAGTGCTCTGCAGAGAGCAACCCTGCTGCCAGCATCATCATAAGGAGGAAATCTGCCAATAAGGATGTCATACTTGATAGCCAGGATGGATTTGTTCACATCTCAAGAGTGACCCCTGATGATGCAGGGGACTATGAGTGTGAAGTGAAGAATGAATTTGGGGGAAGCAAAATGTCAGGAACTCTAAGTGTGGAATGTAAGTTTTCATAATAACAATACTTAGAATCTATATAAGATTTCTGAGCTTTACAAGTACTTCACCCTGCTTTATTTTAGTAACACAGCCTCGTATGGCAGGGTGAGGGTTGCCAAGCCCCCTGACTTCTTGCCTTAAGGTGCCATTGAAAACTCTTATGTTTAGAAGGCCTTTTATAATT containing:
- the VCAM1 gene encoding vascular cell adhesion protein 1, producing the protein MARVTSALTAFLLLVSIRTSKEFEIEDIVPGHEVAAQIGEKLVLQCRTRGCKSPDFSWRTQLDSPLGGVASRQGNSSVLTIKSVGFENENNYLCNAFCGHEKREKRVKVDIYSFPSDPIIKINSPLVLGKPAKITCIVPEVYPSDRLEVSLKKEEKIVHQKDFFEEPALWSPQTKNVDIIFTPTEEDIGKKIACIAELPIEKMKFEPKQRQTVHLLDIHYGPRNTHITASPGNTLFEGETLTLSCATESHPPAKVVWKKQLANETVQFIGEHYNLSIPNAQFSELGIYICEVTNEVTKEVEKRMVSISVQGAPKHLNFSIHPATTVQEGESVTLQCSAESNPAASIIIRRKSANKDVILDSQDGFVHISRVTPDDAGDYECEVKNEFGGSKMSGTLSVEYGPRNTTVSVTPSNTVKKGEAVTMICSTYGKPTPNVSWRKQLANGDLQLISEDATLTIENVEAEDMGHYHCEGVNWVGKDNKAVELIVEVISPTTPALTDWPGSVTEVEVATHQEAVDKEDQMENETTKIDTITFVKNVIDNIGNGTEDNKTTIAKMEEPDYVIPVIIVVSCLATAAGPMAAILIYISRKAKINGFYSLVRSMKPKV